The sequence below is a genomic window from Ipomoea triloba cultivar NCNSP0323 chromosome 10, ASM357664v1.
AAAATATAAGATGGGACGGGTGATGGATGTAACCCTCCCCGACCCACACCCAACCCATTGACATCGCTAACTTTACCCCTTAATCTTAAAAGTGTCTCTTGTAATTAGGGTCTGCTTAAGACATGTACCTTGTGACCTGACCTACAAAACTAAACCCATCATGCCCCATAATTGAAGGAGCAAAAGTGtttctttaataaaaattaattgttaggcAATAATTTATTAAAGAAGAGGGGCCTAAGTGGAACAGACTTAAACCTTAGGGATCAAGGTgaaaccaaccttttttttttttttataatatgaaAGTACTCTTTTTGCATAGAGTTTTCATCATAACTTTTGAACAATGAATTGGCCTTTTAGTGCGTGAAAAAATAGTTTGATgtagctttcaaattatttcATATTCACATGCTGCTAGCTATTCattcaaaaatcaattaaaaaaaaaaaaaactaaggtgAAATTGGTCCCAATCCTTTAACTTTTAATGATTGTGTTATAATGTTTCAAAGTGAGATTTGGTCACATACTTCTCCATCCAAAAGCTTGCCAAAATCTCATTCACTTTTAAGGCCTAAGCCCTCAATTCCTTCTTTTGTTTCAAAACAATTTCAAAGACCTACTCACAAACCTAACTACTTCTTTTGATCAagtaactaaaataatattatctttTAGTACTCAGAAAAAATATTATCACTGTGgtaaaatcttaaaaataatgttatttttccttcttaattttTCGTCATAATGTTCATCAACTAACGTgacaataaaattctttttattcattaGCTACATGAATTGACCAACCACATCCaacattaaaaatgaatgtacttattaatcaaatgtAAAATGATCAAATCAAATATTGCTACATAAGAAGGTGAAATTCGGAAGAGAATGTAGCATTATTTATATCTTTTATTGCTCAATTCGCAATTGATATTTTACTATAAGTTGTTTTTGAAATTTGTAGTAAACTCCTTCACTAGGATATCTAATTCCTCtttttgcttatatatatatatatatatatatatataaaaggtttgtttatttatttagatagcGTTTGGTAACAAAGaaactttaaatttttcaatTCATGAAAGTTTAAAATGTGAACAAATTATTATCACGTTTGACAAAgtctttgattttaaaaaaaaaaatggtgtcaACTAGGattcaaatttcataaaaatgtctaaaatatatatgcactttgaacattttcaGAATTCTATAAGTGAGGATGTCTTAAACAATTGTAACTAAGTTTAATCAAACTAATAGTTAAGgataaaaagtaaataattaaaaaatggtACTCCcttcgtctcattttatgtgtttggttcgattAACAAGatttgattaaagttatttttaattcaacatTTCATAACATTAAATGTGGTAttagtataaaaaatttatatatttagaaactacactaaaagtactattaaacacacaaaaaatcaaatttaaaaataagtaaaatatactaaaacaataaataaagaagaaaaagtatgtttgatcaataaatagtaagtatgacaaataaaatgatATAGAGGGAACATTAACTATGCatatttttataagtaacacTACacatattttaactttttattttattttttactcccTACTAATCGACTGACACACTTCTCTAAAAAGATTAGGTCACAATTTATATTTCTTTCTAGGAAAGAGAGTCAAAtagcaatcattataccatgcaccAGCGTTCAAACTGCACTATGGACTATAATTCATGTGTttatgttttgtgttatgactttttgtgttttgcattatgaaattatgtaccttataagtatgaattctgtacttgGAACAAATTGGtaattgtgttttatgttatgaatttttgtatcttgtgttgtgaaattctgctcctatgaacacaaattatgtacctaaatcagatttgaaaaataagtaaatatatataacatgtgtatgtgtattgtgttatgattttttgtatcttatgttatgaaattctgtatcttaggagtatgaattatgtaccccGTCTTTTCAATCCAGTTGGGTCCCTTAATGCTATGCTATGTGTATTGTgttgtgtttttgttttgtttttttttttttttttgtgttttgcgttatgaaattatatatcttaCGTACGTGTATGAGTTAATGAGTTATGTACTTCGTTGTTTCAATTAATGGTTTATAAGCTATGTGAActttggtccatgatataaattgtcatcAAATAGACCTTAAAATATATGCAAAACAACACTTAGGTCTCTaaacttatttataaaaatgttttcttaaaaaaaaaaaaaactttcaattACAGACCTTAACTAGTTATTTTGATGCATATTGACTCATTAGTTGGTAGCCCAACCTGTTATACTGATTAAATATGATATGTAATCCTATTTGGCACTGACAGACAAAttaaaagattttattttttgaataaaatattccatgtgttttttaaataaataacaaaacaaaatattaaaaaagaaaactcGAATCCTTTTTTCCCATGCCATTCGATTCTCTAACTTTCCAACAAATTCTCTTCTTTTCCCAATAAATCgttttcatttttcatcatCTTCGTTCTTCTTTCTCGctctaataaaattaaaattaaaattaaaattaaaattaatacatttattgaaaattttactcATTAAAACTCTGCTTtgtcatttttctatttttattcctAAACCTGCAAGAGAAGTCTTACACAAGTGATGGAGATAAAGTGGTGACCCCACTTAGCTAATGCTCTAATTCCAAGCTTATCAGCCTCTTTAACACTTGTTTCACAAACAGAGAAAAGAGACAAACACCCTCTTATTACTTGTTTAGCTTTTCAATGCCCAATTTGTGAATACTAACAAGATGCATAGTTGGACCAAGTAGTAATACTATATTTACTAatgcattttcttttcttttcttttttacccttttttaaCTTGTGAAGTTTtacttgattaaaaaaacacCACTACCACACATTCTTGGGGTTACCTAGTCTATGAATCCAAAATAAGTTGATAGCTCTGTTTGCTAACAACAAGACGTAGGATAAAGAAGTACGGATTGACATCGTGTGATTTACCTCGTTCACAAACACCACAAGGCAAGAGTGGTCAGTAGAGATAACACTAGATCACGGTGAGTCGGGTGAATACTCACAAGGCCACAATTCggatcaatcattattgtgtagaccattGTCTATataactatgtggaccatactatcaaaataatgtatattcagtatacaaataatgtacttaaaatgtacattgtatttaaaaaaaaactacattatttgagtactgaaaatatattattttatataatgtacattcaatacacgaataatatattttttgttatggtccacacaataatttgtccaaatcggattgaaattgccatctCTTGCTATTAGAGATCTCAAGATTGAAGTGCAatcctacttttttttttttttttttaaaagtcatagttttgttctttactttttcttcttttaatcacataaacaaaatattactttttaaaagtatacttACCATTTTTCCAGGAGCATATCATATAGCTTATACAGTTGTCCTTATCAAGAAGTCCAAGTGACAAATGAATAGTAAAAATGGGTGCACAAGCCCTAGGCATTTCTTTAGCAACTTCCAAGAGAGATGTACAGATAAGCAACCAAGTTTCAAGAAAGGTGAGTGATTAGTTTAATTGAAGcatgcatggataaagtaaAAATGGTGGAGAACACTACAAAAAGCTTTTCAATGGATTCCTTCCATTCATGATTCACCTCAACCTCAACCAACATTACTTACCAAACTACCCACCTTTAAAAGAAAGTGAAAACATGAAGATAATCAAGTCCTCAACAGCATACAAAGTAGGTTCAAAAGGCCTAaaaaagcaagaaaaaaaaaagtaaaaagttgGAGTAATAATTACAGCACCTGTTATCCACCTAACAAGAACAAATCTGGGCTCCCTCAAAATGAAAAACCAAAATGAAAAACCAAAATGCTACTGctacaattgagaatcaaaaaaaaaaaaaaaaaaaaaaaaaaaaaaaaaaaaaaaaaaaNNNNNNNNNNNNNNNNNNNNNNNNNNNNNNNNNNNNNNNNNNNNNNNNNNNNNNNNNNNNNNNNNNNNNNNNNNNNNNNNNNNNNNNNNNNNNNNNNNNNNNNNNNNNNNNNNNNNNNNNNNNNNNNNNNNNNNNNNNNNNNNNNNNNNNNNNNNNNNNNNNNNNNNNNNNNNNNNNNNNNNNNNNNNNNNNNNNNNNNNNNNNNNNNNNNNNNNNNNNNNNNNNNNNNNNNNNNNNNNNNNNaaaaaaaaaaaaaaaaaaaaaaaaaaaaaaaaaaaaaaagggcaatGATGGACCACATTaaccaaccaaccaaccaaCAAATAGTCAATTGTTGTTGATGTTCTTACTAGGTTGCAGTGACAAGTTCAGAGGGTTCCTGATGATGTCCCAAGTGCGAATCGTGTAGTTCTTCGATCCTTCTTGTGACCTCGGACATTGAGGGTCGGTTGTCGGGGTACTGAGCCACGCAATCAATGGCGAGCTGCAGGAGCTGCACCATTTCTTCCTCGACGCTCTGGTACCTAAGGAGTTCAAGGTCGAACACTTCTGAAGTCCACTCCTCCCGGACTACAGACTGAACCCATCGTGGCAGGTCAACGCCATCCTCGTTCAAGATCGCATGGGTGGGAGCCTTCCCCGTTAGAAGTTCCAAGAGCAGCACCCCAAAACTATAGACATCCGCCTTCTGGGAGACCCTGCGTGGCTCAGTTACCTCTGGTGCTCGATAGCCAATAACTCGGGTAGGAGACGACGATGGTCCAACAATAGTGGCTAGGCCAAAATCGGAGACTTGGGATTCGTACGATTTAGTTAGGAGAATGTTGGACGATTTGATGTTCCCGTGAGAGACATTGGGGCCCCGAGAATGCAAGTATTCAATCCCCCGGGCAGCTCCTAGGGCAATGCCAGACCTCCGTTCCCAATTCAACGGTGTCCTGCTTGCACCCTTGTTACCTGAGCAAAAAAGACATTGGCAACCAATAAAAACACCAATATGTATAAGGAAAAGCCCATTTTCTTTAATTCTAGTTTATCATCAAGGTTAATCTGCAGTGCAGTGAGATATCTTGCTGCATTCCAGCAATCACTAGACATGAATTAGTAAGTAAACAATTATGTCAGAGGTTGTCATagtaaatgaaatattttcttcCAAAAATAGAACTCCAAAACTATCAAATCATCAAAAACACAGATAATAAAGAGATTAAAGATGAGACAAAATGAGGTAAACAACCATGGTGACAGTCCTATCACCTGTTATTGAGCATAGTGTAACAATAGGCTAAACATAACATAGGATCATTAGAAGCAAATTTATGGGACAaaccaaaattttcattttttgtccttcatTTATACCCACAGTGCAAACTTAGTCCTTGAGTTATATGTATGATCATTTTAGTCCCTCCTAAGTTATGCGTGAAATGGTAATTTTAGCCCCCTTGGAGACTATTTCTGCCACCGATATGTCATTTAATAAAGTGATGAATTTGGTCCTTCAaagactaaactcgccactttgtgcaTAACTTACGAGTTAAAGATGGACCTACATATAACTCAAGGATTAAGTTCATACAATCAAGGATTAAGTTCATACAACAGGTATAACTAGAGgacaaaaaatgcaattttcccaaaaaaaatacatataggACTCTATGTTCATAGAAGTTTGCCTCCTACACAAATGATAAGCATTGCAGCACCACAAGCCTCCACATCTAAGTTCAAAatcagtttcaaaagcaaagcaTATAGAGCAAGAATTGAACTTTCTTATCTACAAAAGTACTAAAATTTCCAAATAAAAAGCTCAAACAAGTAAATAAACCAATGACATTAACAGAAGGAAAAAAGTTGCAGTTACCATGAAGCAAAGCAGACAAGCTTCCCATAGGCAAATAGTCATGGACAAGAAGCCTTTCCTCTTTGCTATAGTAATAAGCTCTAAGAGGCACCAAATTCCCATGGCTCATAGCACCAATGCTCTCCATTTTGTCTCTAAATTCCTTCTCAGAAGTGGTGACATCTTTCAATCTCTTCACAGCCACGGCAGTGCCCATCTCCAGAACAGCCTTATAAGTCGTCCCAAACGTCCCCTTCCCAAGAACTTCTGCAGAAGCTCTCAACAGATCTTCCAAATCAAAAGCTTTCATACTGTTCCCAAAGAACAGAAGCTTCTTATCCACATTCCCACCTTCTCTAGCCTCTATTTCCTTCACTGTTtcccccgccgccgccgccgaatAGCCGTTACCGGAGTCGCCGTTTTCGCTATGAATCATTGGCTTCTCGCCGGAGATATCTGTGTCCGGTTGCGGGAGTTTATACGTCGGGATATCGATAGACCGAGCTTTGTTTCCACTTCTCTTTCTACATAGCACGAAAACGGCTAGTAATAACAGGAGGAATCCCAGGATAGATCCTATGATAATTCCGGCAATGGCTCCGCCGGAAAGTCTCCTTTTTTTGTTGGATTTCCCGATTTCTATCCCGCCGGTGGCTATAGCAGCCGGAACTTTGTGTCCGGGGCATAAATGGAGAGGCCTCCCACAGAGTGAATTTCCGGAAAACGCCTCCGCCGGCATTGCTTCGAGGCTTTTTGGTACCGTCCCATTTAAGCTGTTGAAGGAGACGTTAAACTGGTCAAGGTTTGGGAGGTGTAGGTCCGGAATGGACCCGGAGAGGCGGTTGTTTTCGAGATAGAGCGTGCGCAAACGGGTCAAGTTGTTGAACCCGGCCGGGATTTCGCCGGAGAAGTTATTGGTAGCGAGATTCACGCGGACCAGAGAGTGAAGCCCGGAGAGGAAAGCGGGCACGGGCCCCGAGAAGTGGTTCCCCTGGAGGTAGAGATTCCGAAGCTCCGTACATTTGGAGAAATCCGACGGGAGAGACCCGGAGAGGCTGTTGAGGCGAAGGCTGAGCGTACGGAGGCGCGTTAAGTTGGCGAGCGTGTTCGCCGGGATTTCCCCGGAGAGAGAAGAGCCCGGGAGGCGGAGAACGGCGACCCTTTGGTTCTCGCATTTCACTCCGGGCCAGTTGCAGGGGGTAGAATCGGTGGTGTTCCAGAGAAACGCGCGGCCACCCACGGCGGAACGGAAGGCCAAGAGCGCAGCAAGGTCAGTGCTCAGATCTGAAGAAGCAGCGAGAGAGACGAATGAGTGGAGCAGCAGTAGCAGCAGCATTGTTAGTGAGCTTCTTGGttcaaaaattgtttttttttttttttttttttttttNNNNNNNNNNNNNNNNNNNNNNNNNNNNNNNNNNNNNNNNNNNNNNNNNNNNNNNNNNNNNNNNNNNNNNNNNNNNNNNNNNNNNNNNNNNNNNNNNNNNNNNNNNNNNNNNNNNNNNNNNNNNNNNNNNNNNNNNNNNNNNNNNNNNNNNNNNNNNNNNNNNNNNNNNNNNNNNNNNNNNNNNNNNNNNNNNNNNNNNNNNNNNNNNNNNNNNNNNNNNNNNNNNNNNNNNNNNNNNNNNNNNNNNNNNNNNNNNNNNNNNNNNNNNNNNNNNNNNNNNNNNNNNNNNNNNNNNNNNNNNNNNNNNNNNNNNNNNNNNNNNNNNNNNNNNNNNNNNNNNNNNNNNNNNNNNNNNNNNNNNNNNNNNNNNNNNNNNNNNNNNNNNNNNNNNNNNNNNNNNNNNNNNNNNNNNNNNNNNNNNNNNNNNNNNNNNNNNNNNNNNNNNNNNNNNNNNNNNNNNNNNNNNNNNNNNNNNNNNNNNNNNNNNNNNNNNNNNNNNNNNNNNNNNNNNNNNNNNNNNNNNNNNNNNNNNNNNNNNNNNNNNNNNNNNNNNNNNNNNNNNNNNNNNNNNNNNNNNNNNNNNNNNNNNNNNNNNNNNNNNNNNNNNNNNNNNNNNNNNNNNNNNNNNNNNNNNNNNNNNNNNNNNNNNNNNNNNNNNNNNNNNNNNNNNNNNNNNNNNNNNNNNNNNNNNNNNNNNNNNNNNNNNNNNNNNNNNNNNNNNNNNNNNNNNNNNNNNNNNNNNNNNNNNNNNNNNNNNNNNNNNNNNNNNNNNNNNNNNNNNNNNNNNNNNNNNNNNNNNNNNNNNNNNNNNNNNNNNNNNNNNNNNNNNNNNNNNNNNNNNNNNNNNNNNNNNNNNNNNNNNNNNNNNNNNNNNNNNNNNNNNNNNNNNNNN
It includes:
- the LOC116031690 gene encoding probable inactive receptor kinase At1g48480, which gives rise to MLLLLLLHSFVSLAASSDLSTDLAALLAFRSAVGGRAFLWNTTDSTPCNWPGVKCENQRVAVLRLPGSSLSGEIPANTLANLTRLRTLSLRLNSLSGSLPSDFSKCTELRNLYLQGNHFSGPVPAFLSGLHSLVRVNLATNNFSGEIPAGFNNLTRLRTLYLENNRLSGSIPDLHLPNLDQFNVSFNSLNGTVPKSLEAMPAEAFSGNSLCGRPLHLCPGHKVPAAIATGGIEIGKSNKKRRLSGGAIAGIIIGSILGFLLLLLAVFVLCRKRSGNKARSIDIPTYKLPQPDTDISGEKPMIHSENGDSGNGYSAAAAGETVKEIEAREGGNVDKKLLFFGNSMKAFDLEDLLRASAEVLGKGTFGTTYKAVLEMGTAVAVKRLKDVTTSEKEFRDKMESIGAMSHGNLVPLRAYYYSKEERLLVHDYLPMGSLSALLHGNKGASRTPLNWERRSGIALGAARGIEYLHSRGPNVSHGNIKSSNILLTKSYESQVSDFGLATIVGPSSSPTRVIGYRAPEVTEPRRVSQKADVYSFGVLLLELLTGKAPTHAILNEDGVDLPRWVQSVVREEWTSEVFDLELLRYQSVEEEMVQLLQLAIDCVAQYPDNRPSMSEVTRRIEELHDSHLGHHQEPSELVTAT